The Helicobacter jaachi genome includes a window with the following:
- a CDS encoding c-type cytochrome — MIRKMLLIMAVLGIFWGIARADEGLLSQNEYGKNLYENPRGIACNKCHGNNGEGSIIARYKHKGVEKTLLAPRINNIEFSIFQRALRKQKGVMPVYYLTDEEITAIYMYLYRP; from the coding sequence ATGATAAGAAAAATGCTATTAATTATGGCTGTGCTAGGCATTTTTTGGGGCATTGCTAGAGCAGATGAAGGGCTTTTATCCCAAAATGAATATGGCAAAAATCTCTATGAGAATCCACGCGGCATAGCATGCAATAAATGTCATGGAAATAATGGAGAGGGCAGCATTATTGCGCGCTATAAGCATAAAGGTGTGGAGAAAACCCTGCTTGCGCCGCGTATTAATAATATCGAATTTAGCATTTTTCAGCGTGCGTTGCGCAAGCAAAAGGGCGTTATGCCTGTATATTATCTCACAGATGAGGAGATTACAGCCATTTATATGTATCTTTATCGTCCATAA
- the rpiB gene encoding ribose 5-phosphate isomerase B: MSDVQITYVLGADHAGLQLKAFVKTFLEQKGLAVIDVSPKDNERVDYPDYAQKVCEALINKAHYRGILICGSGIGMSIAANRFKHIRAALCTDAYMAKMARAHNDANVLCMGERISGIGEAQSILEAFIDGTFEGQRHLMRIKKLQNLG, from the coding sequence ATGAGTGATGTGCAAATAACTTATGTGCTAGGCGCAGACCACGCGGGATTGCAGCTTAAGGCGTTTGTGAAAACATTTTTAGAGCAAAAAGGACTAGCAGTCATTGATGTATCACCTAAAGATAATGAACGCGTGGATTATCCCGACTATGCGCAAAAAGTCTGTGAAGCGCTTATAAATAAAGCACATTATCGTGGCATTCTTATATGTGGAAGTGGAATTGGAATGAGCATTGCTGCTAATAGATTTAAGCATATTCGTGCTGCGCTTTGCACTGATGCGTATATGGCGAAAATGGCACGCGCACACAATGATGCGAATGTGCTTTGTATGGGCGAGCGCATTAGCGGCATAGGCGAAGCACAATCAATCCTTGAAGCCTTTATCGATGGCACATTTGAGGGGCAAAGACATCTTATGCGTATTAAAAAATTACAGAATCTAGGCTAG
- a CDS encoding leucyl aminopeptidase, whose protein sequence is MEFKTEFKTQAPHIKIGVITKHNNKNSAQALLTTKQAFAKSAYAKACKAFGFEGEGKFFLQEQSLLIVCVEALNTDSIREGGAQIARYFKSLPYERVSVHIHTKLDEAKAYALFLGALCGIYDFTAYKSKPAKITLKEFNLIDEKGECKSTQILKKAQIIAQSINDVRDLVNTIPEIATPKYLAKYAKQLTKDIESIECKVLEKEDLEREKMGAFLAVNRASCHAPRLIHLSYKPKDAKKKVVLVGKGLTYDCGGLSLKPADYMVTMKADKSGGCAVMGIIKSIAALQAKIEVHAIVGAAENMIGGDAYKPDDVLISREGKSIEVRNTDAEGRLVLADCLSYAQDLKPDVLIDFATLTGACVVALGEYTSGIMGHNDKLKAHFEKSASESGELMAQLPFNQHLKKLIESKIADVCNVSTSRYGGAITAGLFLSEFIREEYKDKWLHIDIAGPAYVEREWDINPHGGSGAGVRAGVEFILSYQKA, encoded by the coding sequence ATGGAATTTAAAACAGAGTTCAAAACACAAGCACCACATATCAAAATAGGTGTTATCACAAAGCATAATAACAAAAACAGCGCGCAAGCCCTGCTCACCACAAAGCAAGCATTTGCCAAATCTGCTTATGCCAAAGCGTGCAAGGCATTTGGGTTTGAAGGAGAGGGGAAGTTTTTTTTGCAAGAGCAAAGTTTGCTTATAGTGTGCGTTGAAGCGTTGAATACAGATTCTATCCGCGAGGGTGGCGCGCAAATAGCGCGATATTTTAAGAGCCTGCCTTATGAGCGCGTGAGCGTTCATATCCATACTAAACTTGATGAAGCAAAGGCATATGCGCTTTTTCTAGGCGCGCTGTGTGGCATATATGATTTTACTGCTTATAAAAGCAAACCTGCTAAAATCACTCTAAAAGAATTTAATCTTATCGATGAAAAAGGCGAATGCAAAAGCACGCAGATTCTGAAAAAAGCACAAATCATAGCCCAAAGCATTAATGATGTGCGTGATTTAGTCAATACTATTCCAGAGATTGCCACGCCTAAGTATCTTGCCAAATACGCCAAACAACTCACCAAAGATATAGAATCTATTGAATGCAAAGTGCTTGAAAAAGAGGATTTAGAGCGTGAGAAAATGGGGGCATTTCTAGCGGTTAATCGCGCCTCCTGCCACGCTCCGCGCCTTATTCATCTAAGCTACAAGCCAAAAGATGCTAAGAAAAAAGTTGTACTTGTGGGCAAGGGACTTACCTATGATTGTGGGGGATTATCGCTAAAGCCTGCGGATTATATGGTTACGATGAAAGCCGATAAAAGCGGAGGGTGCGCGGTTATGGGGATTATTAAATCCATAGCCGCATTGCAAGCAAAGATTGAAGTGCATGCCATAGTGGGTGCAGCGGAAAATATGATAGGTGGTGATGCTTATAAGCCCGATGATGTGCTTATTTCGCGTGAGGGCAAAAGCATTGAAGTGCGCAATACCGACGCAGAAGGGCGCTTAGTGCTTGCAGATTGCCTAAGTTATGCGCAAGATTTAAAGCCTGATGTGCTTATCGACTTTGCCACACTTACAGGCGCGTGCGTGGTGGCTCTTGGCGAATATACAAGCGGTATTATGGGACATAATGACAAGCTCAAAGCCCATTTTGAAAAAAGTGCGAGTGAGAGCGGCGAGCTTATGGCGCAACTCCCTTTTAACCAACATCTTAAAAAACTTATAGAATCTAAAATCGCTGATGTGTGCAATGTCAGCACATCTCGCTATGGTGGAGCGATTACAGCGGGATTATTTTTAAGCGAATTTATCCGCGAGGAGTATAAGGATAAGTGGCTGCATATTGATATCGCCGGTCCTGCGTATGTGGAGCGCGAATGGGATATTAATCCACATGGTGGCAGTGGCGCAGGTGTGCGCGCGGGAGTGGAGTTTATCCTCTCTTATCAAAAGGCGTAA
- the ychF gene encoding redox-regulated ATPase YchF: MALSIGIVGLPNVGKSTTFNALTKAQNAEAANYPFCTIEPNKAIVPVPDSRLSALSEIVKPQKIQHSTIEFVDIAGLVRGASKGEGLGNQFLANIKEADMILHIVRCFDDGNITHVENRIDPIADIEIIELELLFSDIASLQKRIEKLERESKAKKGENSELAIARELLAHLESNRPARSFAKIDSDEFKILNKELRFLSNKPVIYGANVDESGLSNDNKYVDSVREFAKSSGAIAIKLCAKIEEELVGLDESERAEFLESLGVNESGLEQIIRECFSRLGLISYFTAGVKEVRAWTIRRGDSAPRAASVIHKDFEKGFIRAECISYDDFIRLGGEAAAKEAGAMRIEGKEYIVQDGDVLHFRFNV, translated from the coding sequence ATGGCACTAAGTATCGGCATTGTAGGCTTGCCAAATGTAGGGAAATCCACGACTTTTAACGCACTAACTAAGGCGCAAAATGCGGAGGCGGCGAACTATCCATTCTGCACGATTGAGCCAAATAAGGCGATTGTGCCTGTGCCAGATTCCCGCTTAAGCGCACTTAGCGAGATTGTAAAGCCCCAAAAGATTCAGCACAGCACGATTGAGTTTGTCGATATTGCCGGGCTTGTGCGCGGGGCGAGCAAGGGCGAGGGGCTTGGCAATCAGTTTTTGGCGAATATCAAGGAGGCGGACATGATTTTGCACATCGTGCGCTGCTTTGATGATGGCAACATCACGCATGTGGAAAACCGCATCGACCCTATCGCTGACATCGAGATTATCGAGCTTGAGCTGCTTTTTAGCGACATTGCGAGCCTGCAAAAGCGAATTGAGAAGCTAGAGCGCGAGTCTAAGGCGAAAAAGGGCGAAAATAGCGAGCTAGCAATCGCGCGCGAACTCCTAGCGCATTTAGAATCTAACCGCCCTGCACGCAGTTTCGCCAAGATTGATAGCGATGAATTTAAGATTCTAAATAAAGAGCTAAGATTCCTTAGTAATAAACCTGTCATATATGGTGCAAATGTTGATGAGAGCGGACTTTCTAACGATAATAAATATGTGGATTCTGTGCGTGAGTTTGCTAAATCTAGCGGCGCGATTGCAATTAAGCTTTGTGCGAAAATCGAAGAGGAGCTTGTGGGCTTAGATGAGAGCGAGCGAGCTGAATTTTTGGAATCTTTGGGCGTGAATGAGAGCGGGCTAGAGCAGATTATTCGCGAGTGTTTTTCGCGGCTTGGGCTTATTTCGTATTTCACAGCGGGGGTAAAGGAGGTGCGCGCATGGACTATACGACGTGGCGATAGCGCGCCGCGTGCGGCTTCTGTGATACATAAGGACTTTGAGAAGGGCTTTATTCGCGCGGAGTGCATTAGCTATGATGATTTTATTAGGCTAGGTGGCGAGGCGGCGGCTAAAGAGGCTGGTGCTATGCGGATTGAGGGCAAGGAATACATCGTGCAAGATGGCGATGTGCTGCATTTTAGATTCAATGTGTGA
- a CDS encoding tetratricopeptide repeat protein, which yields MAMCCILDSMCEEIGARFYKILVFSSLRGKNMGIKQFIAAVLMCVGLNMILNAADSIESSESNQATDIQTTIKACDGGDAKACDDLGALYVNGREVKQDWTKSFNFFLKGCNLNYMESCLEVGYIYYDGKAPKKDFAKAREYFLKACNGKAYFACYKLGDMYYEGQGVKKDYAKAREYYTKACDGDVYQACANLSYYIYVKAKDVKKDYVKASEYARKACEGNDAIGCFHLAALYEKGEGVKQSQFKAELLYYKSCNLGFDNACDKDKGLNQEGF from the coding sequence ATGGCGATGTGCTGCATTTTAGATTCAATGTGTGAGGAGATTGGAGCTAGATTCTATAAAATTTTAGTTTTTAGTAGTTTGAGGGGCAAAAATATGGGCATTAAACAATTTATAGCGGCGGTGCTAATGTGCGTTGGGCTAAATATGATACTGAATGCAGCAGATTCTATAGAATCTAGTGAATCTAATCAAGCGACAGATATTCAAACTACTATAAAAGCATGTGATGGCGGTGATGCTAAAGCATGTGATGATTTGGGAGCACTTTATGTTAATGGCAGGGAAGTAAAGCAAGATTGGACAAAATCATTTAACTTTTTCTTAAAAGGATGTAATCTTAATTATATGGAGTCATGTTTAGAGGTTGGATACATATATTACGATGGCAAGGCTCCTAAAAAAGATTTTGCGAAAGCTAGGGAATATTTTCTAAAAGCATGTAATGGCAAGGCATACTTTGCGTGCTATAAGTTAGGCGATATGTATTATGAGGGGCAGGGCGTAAAGAAAGATTATGCAAAAGCTAGAGAATATTATACTAAGGCTTGTGATGGCGATGTGTATCAGGCGTGTGCTAATTTAAGCTATTACATATATGTAAAGGCTAAAGATGTAAAGAAAGACTATGTAAAAGCAAGTGAATACGCACGAAAAGCATGTGAAGGAAATGATGCTATTGGTTGTTTTCATTTAGCGGCTCTTTATGAAAAAGGAGAGGGCGTAAAGCAAAGTCAATTTAAAGCAGAATTGCTATATTACAAATCTTGCAATTTAGGCTTTGACAATGCCTGCGATAAGGATAAAGGCTTAAATCAAGAGGGGTTTTAA
- the folD gene encoding bifunctional methylenetetrahydrofolate dehydrogenase/methenyltetrahydrofolate cyclohydrolase FolD — MTLLDGKSLSAMIEEDLHKQISSLAAQGITPGLAVILVGDNPASCAYVQMKAKACKRVGIYSVTHEMPNTITQEELLSTIAMLNQNPNIDGILVQLPLPTHIQSAKVLEAIHPQKDVDGFHPFNIGRLSVNLDTFVPATPLGVMNLLKHYHIDVSGKDVVIVGMSNIVGKPLCALMLNAGASVSCCHILTRDVSAYTKNADIVCVGVGKPNLITQDMIKQGAIVIDIGINRLESGALVGDVDFSNVAPKCSFITPVPGGVGPMTIATLLQNTYKAALYRLEQRTKI; from the coding sequence ATGACTTTACTCGATGGCAAATCCTTAAGTGCGATGATTGAAGAGGATTTGCACAAACAAATTAGCTCCCTAGCCGCACAAGGTATAACGCCCGGATTAGCCGTTATTTTAGTAGGCGATAATCCTGCTAGCTGTGCGTATGTGCAAATGAAAGCAAAGGCGTGTAAGCGCGTGGGAATTTATTCTGTAACGCATGAAATGCCAAATACCATCACACAAGAGGAGCTTTTATCTACTATCGCTATGCTTAATCAAAATCCTAATATCGATGGCATATTGGTGCAATTACCCCTGCCTACGCATATCCAAAGTGCCAAAGTGCTTGAGGCAATCCACCCGCAAAAAGATGTTGATGGCTTCCACCCCTTTAACATCGGGCGATTAAGTGTGAATCTAGATACCTTTGTGCCAGCCACGCCACTTGGTGTAATGAATCTACTTAAACATTATCACATTGATGTAAGCGGCAAAGATGTGGTGATTGTAGGTATGAGCAATATCGTTGGCAAGCCTCTGTGCGCGCTTATGCTCAATGCAGGTGCAAGTGTGAGCTGCTGCCATATCCTTACGCGTGATGTGAGCGCTTATACCAAAAATGCTGATATTGTCTGCGTGGGTGTGGGCAAGCCAAATTTAATTACGCAAGATATGATAAAACAAGGCGCTATTGTCATTGATATTGGCATTAATCGTTTAGAATCTGGCGCACTTGTGGGCGATGTAGATTTTAGCAATGTCGCACCAAAGTGCAGCTTTATCACTCCTGTGCCCGGAGGTGTAGGACCTATGACCATTGCTACATTATTGCAAAACACCTATAAAGCCGCGCTTTATCGACTAGAACAAAGGACAAAAATATGA
- a CDS encoding MarC family protein produces MTSIINIGGLESTFHLIGLAMVTIIAVLNPFGNLPQFIAMTDGIHTLLRQKLFRNILWTAFLIVLIFLLTGSFIMQHLFRVNLDSVRVAGGLILVVMSMKSLLFSSTKKDFSDYRGLKFDELFKRSIIPMAFPMLVGPGTLASVIVIAEESGMFVAISAVVASFVFLFVLFHFSAMIERILGKLVLYVLSRIALVFIVAMGIQMIIVGLRGLKVLSPLG; encoded by the coding sequence ATGACAAGTATTATAAATATCGGTGGTTTAGAATCTACTTTCCACCTTATTGGGCTAGCTATGGTTACTATCATTGCTGTGCTTAATCCTTTTGGCAATTTGCCTCAATTTATTGCCATGACAGATGGCATACACACGCTTTTACGACAAAAGCTCTTTCGCAATATCCTTTGGACAGCATTTTTAATCGTGCTAATTTTTTTGCTCACAGGCTCATTTATTATGCAGCATCTCTTTCGTGTGAATCTAGATTCTGTGCGTGTGGCTGGGGGATTAATCCTTGTGGTTATGAGTATGAAAAGCCTGCTTTTTTCAAGCACAAAAAAGGATTTTTCAGATTATAGAGGCTTGAAATTTGATGAGCTTTTTAAGCGCAGCATTATCCCTATGGCATTTCCTATGCTTGTGGGTCCCGGGACGCTAGCAAGTGTGATTGTGATTGCAGAGGAAAGCGGTATGTTTGTGGCTATTAGCGCTGTGGTTGCAAGCTTTGTATTTTTGTTTGTGCTATTTCATTTTTCTGCGATGATTGAGCGCATTTTGGGCAAACTGGTGCTATATGTGCTTTCTCGCATTGCACTTGTATTTATTGTGGCTATGGGCATACAGATGATTATTGTGGGTTTAAGGGGGCTAAAGGTGTTAAGCCCATTAGGATAA
- a CDS encoding tetratricopeptide repeat protein: protein MSQQTFNIASAIQMAFTLYQSKKYHECVDICIQILSVDCTRADVWSLAGIVMLEFRIYERAIEYFTQACQCAPNEPSHRLNLAEAYRRNGQARLCIDELYALLKQDSAMEDNPTLHFNLARAYADLEDSNQSIKHYTIAIKLDPNDLGAMFNLANAQVSLKQFGQAIELYLNAFSKGYLDAGVNLASTYVQIGLFSEALEVYSALYEHYRDDSEFIFNYANALQYAKADAQHTQALYQQAISLNPKRAEYYINYAHFLLRTLHFAQGFRIYEARKELPNMLPQGISHIWEFSEEGVQAFKDKDVLVYYEQGLGDSIMFARFVPALQQYAKSVRVIVQEPLVKFFTFMDIPSVACMSEVGHYDSAISLLSLPLALNVSHTKDLQHTPFMRTTKPTKHVRKIGICFSTDSKFTESSLKNIPLNELMSVLQPFMQSHGVKIYSLNKAKCEHIAQYDVISQEMNDFFDTYEIINGLDMVISIDSAVAHLSASMGKHTIVLLHKRYDWRWGNGISTPWYENVVCMAQSKMNDWSDVAENLSAYLKAWI from the coding sequence ATGTCTCAACAAACTTTCAATATCGCTTCAGCCATACAAATGGCATTCACCCTCTATCAATCAAAAAAATATCATGAATGCGTAGATATTTGCATTCAGATTCTAAGTGTAGATTGCACGCGCGCAGATGTGTGGAGTTTGGCAGGGATTGTTATGCTTGAGTTTAGAATCTATGAGCGCGCTATAGAGTATTTCACACAAGCCTGCCAATGCGCCCCAAATGAGCCTAGCCATAGGCTTAATCTCGCCGAAGCCTACCGCCGCAATGGGCAAGCTAGACTTTGCATAGATGAGCTTTACGCGCTATTAAAGCAAGATAGCGCTATGGAGGATAATCCTACCTTGCATTTTAATCTAGCAAGGGCGTATGCTGATTTAGAAGATTCTAATCAATCCATTAAGCATTATACTATCGCCATTAAGCTTGACCCCAACGATTTAGGAGCGATGTTTAATCTTGCCAATGCGCAAGTGAGCCTTAAGCAGTTTGGGCAGGCAATTGAGCTGTATTTGAATGCTTTTAGCAAGGGCTATCTTGATGCAGGGGTGAATTTAGCAAGCACTTATGTGCAAATTGGGCTTTTTAGCGAGGCTTTAGAGGTGTATAGCGCGCTTTATGAGCATTATAGAGATGATAGTGAATTTATCTTTAATTACGCTAACGCCCTGCAATACGCCAAAGCAGACGCGCAGCACACTCAAGCCCTCTACCAGCAGGCTATTAGCCTTAATCCCAAAAGGGCAGAATATTATATTAATTACGCGCATTTTTTGCTTAGGACACTGCATTTTGCGCAAGGTTTTAGAATCTATGAAGCGCGCAAAGAGCTGCCCAATATGCTCCCGCAGGGCATAAGCCATATATGGGAGTTTAGCGAGGAGGGCGTGCAGGCATTTAAAGATAAAGATGTGCTAGTGTATTATGAGCAAGGGCTTGGAGATTCTATTATGTTTGCGCGCTTTGTGCCTGCCCTGCAGCAATATGCCAAAAGTGTGCGCGTGATAGTGCAAGAGCCGCTTGTGAAGTTTTTTACCTTTATGGATATACCCAGTGTGGCTTGTATGAGTGAAGTGGGGCATTATGATAGTGCGATTTCGCTTTTATCTCTCCCGCTAGCGCTTAATGTAAGCCATACAAAAGATTTGCAGCACACGCCCTTTATGCGCACAACAAAGCCTACCAAACATGTGCGCAAAATTGGCATTTGCTTTAGCACAGATTCTAAATTTACAGAATCTAGCCTCAAAAATATCCCTTTAAATGAGCTAATGAGCGTCTTGCAGCCTTTTATGCAAAGCCATGGTGTGAAAATTTATTCGCTCAATAAAGCCAAATGTGAGCATATAGCGCAATATGATGTGATTAGTCAGGAGATGAATGATTTTTTTGATACTTATGAGATTATAAATGGCTTAGATATGGTAATTAGCATTGATAGCGCAGTGGCGCATTTAAGCGCGAGTATGGGCAAACACACTATTGTGCTGCTGCATAAACGCTATGATTGGCGCTGGGGGAATGGTATATCCACGCCGTGGTATGAAAATGTAGTATGTATGGCGCAAAGTAAGATGAATGATTGGAGCGATGTGGCGGAGAATTTGAGCGCGTATCTCAAAGCGTGGATTTAG
- a CDS encoding adenine phosphoribosyltransferase: MDKHKIADSIRAIPDYPKPDIIFRDVTTLIGDGEVFKAVIDILKHRYEKQNIDFIAGIEARGFVFGAALAYALGIGFVPIRKKGKLPYTTVSEKYSLEYGFDEVEMHIDAFRNKQGARVVLVDDLIATGGTAQASVRLIESIGGECVEAAFIINLKGLQGEKKLLPHTKIFSILEYEGK; this comes from the coding sequence ATGGACAAACACAAAATAGCAGATTCTATACGCGCTATCCCAGACTACCCAAAGCCTGATATTATTTTTCGTGATGTTACTACACTTATTGGCGATGGCGAGGTGTTTAAAGCGGTGATTGACATCTTAAAACATCGCTATGAAAAGCAAAATATTGATTTTATCGCAGGCATTGAGGCGAGGGGCTTTGTATTTGGCGCGGCTCTAGCTTACGCGCTAGGCATTGGCTTTGTCCCCATACGCAAAAAAGGCAAGCTCCCCTACACTACGGTAAGTGAAAAGTATAGCTTAGAATATGGCTTTGATGAAGTGGAAATGCATATTGATGCCTTTAGAAATAAGCAGGGGGCTAGAGTGGTGCTTGTTGATGATTTGATTGCTACAGGTGGCACGGCACAAGCGAGTGTGCGACTTATAGAATCTATTGGCGGAGAATGCGTTGAGGCAGCCTTTATCATTAATCTTAAAGGCTTACAGGGTGAAAAAAAGCTCCTGCCGCACACAAAAATCTTTAGCATTTTAGAATACGAGGGGAAATGA
- a CDS encoding DedA family protein, whose protein sequence is MHLIQKCLIFAKNNPKRVIVWTLLLAIVIGLFILYKQSGFSLEAFITQLWDKYVETWGYVILFFWGILEGELGLIFAGLATHDGKMNLFLAIFIAGLGGFVGDQIYFYIGRFNRKFIQEEFISQRRKFALAHLLLKKYGWSIIFIQRYMYGMRTIIPISIGTTRYSALKFAIINLFSAWIWAAITIVLTWIFGEEIFIVLDWFKQHPYLLIPLAICIAGGLWWYFQSQTKKVDKKIAKIQNDLAKK, encoded by the coding sequence ATGCACCTTATACAAAAATGCCTCATATTTGCTAAAAATAACCCAAAGCGCGTAATTGTATGGACGCTTTTGCTTGCGATAGTTATAGGACTTTTCATACTTTATAAGCAGTCTGGTTTCTCGCTTGAAGCATTCATCACGCAGCTTTGGGATAAATATGTTGAGACTTGGGGTTATGTGATTTTGTTTTTTTGGGGGATTTTGGAGGGCGAGCTTGGGCTTATTTTTGCAGGATTAGCCACGCATGATGGTAAAATGAATTTATTTCTAGCCATTTTTATAGCCGGTCTTGGTGGATTTGTGGGCGACCAAATTTATTTTTACATTGGACGCTTTAATCGCAAATTTATTCAAGAAGAATTCATCTCCCAACGCCGCAAATTCGCCCTTGCACACTTGCTCTTAAAAAAATATGGCTGGTCTATTATCTTTATCCAACGCTATATGTATGGTATGCGCACTATTATCCCCATAAGCATTGGCACAACGCGTTATAGCGCGCTTAAATTTGCTATCATTAATCTTTTTTCAGCGTGGATATGGGCGGCTATCACGATTGTTTTAACTTGGATTTTTGGGGAGGAGATTTTTATTGTGCTTGATTGGTTTAAACAACACCCCTATTTACTCATTCCGCTAGCCATTTGTATTGCGGGAGGTTTGTGGTGGTATTTTCAATCCCAAACCAAAAAAGTGGATAAAAAAATTGCTAAAATTCAAAATGATTTAGCAAAAAAGTAA
- the lepB gene encoding signal peptidase I — MRKILSRFCAFASSWSGTIIIVLILIFFVMQAFVIPTRSMVSTLFEGDFLFVKKFSYGIPIPRIPWVEVAILPDFKGNGHLIEGERPKRGDVVVFIPPHVQKTYFVKRVFAIGGDEVIFDKSGMYLHPFEGDAYVREHYSGHIIVERLGKLFVKEPYMGEHPGIFYENTFYANPRSREYYLADKEGKLYQRVCVEGSKHINIGDGEESCELWSKVYANTPIESFIQDSNIAYTKMSNGDTMSSMQKLDDMYYKVIEDDEFFMVGDNRNNSFDSRFWGSVPYKNIIGQPWFIYFSLNKANSQEIGADEDKSKRYTIRWDRMFKTPQGIEDSIKDAMPK, encoded by the coding sequence ATGAGAAAAATCTTGAGTAGATTCTGTGCGTTTGCATCAAGCTGGAGCGGAACGATTATTATCGTGCTAATTTTAATCTTTTTTGTGATGCAAGCTTTTGTTATTCCCACTCGCTCAATGGTAAGCACACTTTTTGAGGGTGATTTTTTATTTGTGAAAAAATTTAGCTATGGCATACCTATACCGCGCATTCCGTGGGTTGAAGTGGCGATATTGCCTGATTTTAAGGGTAATGGACATCTTATTGAGGGTGAGCGCCCAAAAAGGGGCGATGTGGTGGTGTTTATCCCTCCACATGTGCAGAAAACCTACTTTGTCAAACGCGTATTTGCCATAGGCGGTGATGAAGTGATTTTTGATAAAAGTGGTATGTATTTGCACCCATTTGAGGGTGATGCGTATGTGAGGGAGCATTATTCAGGACACATCATTGTAGAGAGGCTAGGCAAACTTTTTGTGAAAGAGCCATATATGGGAGAGCACCCGGGCATTTTTTATGAAAATACATTTTATGCGAATCCAAGAAGCAGGGAATATTATCTTGCCGATAAAGAGGGCAAACTCTATCAAAGAGTATGCGTTGAAGGCTCAAAGCACATTAACATAGGCGATGGAGAGGAGAGCTGCGAGCTATGGTCAAAGGTTTATGCCAATACCCCTATAGAATCTTTTATACAAGATTCTAATATCGCTTATACCAAAATGAGCAATGGCGATACTATGAGTAGTATGCAAAAACTTGATGATATGTATTATAAGGTGATTGAAGATGATGAGTTTTTTATGGTGGGAGATAATCGCAACAATAGCTTTGATTCGCGCTTTTGGGGTAGCGTGCCATATAAAAATATCATCGGGCAGCCGTGGTTTATTTACTTTAGCCTAAATAAAGCCAATAGCCAAGAAATAGGCGCTGATGAGGATAAAAGCAAGCGATACACAATTCGTTGGGATAGAATGTTTAAAACCCCGCAAGGCATTGAAGATTCTATAAAAGATGCTATGCCCAAATAA